A single Pieris rapae chromosome 2, ilPieRapa1.1, whole genome shotgun sequence DNA region contains:
- the LOC110995203 gene encoding DNA polymerase zeta catalytic subunit isoform X1, whose translation MQESSRSYQNDTKDKTMRLDENNQTGSLDLKPEFSIRIVVCDSYLTKPTVGIDVIYSEFRGSDVKQVPVLRIFGSALDGRKTCLHVHGVFPYFYIPCPTSNPEPQLLYQIAVSLDKALNIALKQANSVHQHVYKISLVKGLPFYGFHDKEHLFLKIFLYNPGLIKQAVELCSNGAILGQVLQPYESHLNFTLQFFIDFNLFGMSNIELQSVRFRKSISSQKSDELLESPEDFSLKPESICYYEADCFASHIINRSRVGKMDGIENPGLEEVWNQEIVRRQQLNVSISSKSLSQNRLNEGTESHHKYQNGFLAKITSSLDTPIEQVEKDKVHYPAETLDGSQFFKATDISSHLQESLSLSMSKSSRQSIIMDIDDTIVDEDIALNSSFSVHYSQVALDSEDLELVGLLQEMDEKSAIDKDSIMATPYDDKTEEDLDDAEYSQVFNDETIMLENKCDGPVEESSPSWHDSFWEGANIPQLDGTCDDDHVKKVRKRKKLPLKLGLSRPKKKSKEEENKDHKTDLSESDEINESREIIDGVSDKHLKRKTEETSNSQNHIDELSIINLVQKIDAAASYDLKNNMHPVAGPSETVKNQVEFVRPLSDSYESSPEFNNEIESFYDQSKFFDLSLDDVNKVHDDSVKKEDNTSEFKISVNTNEVRNIVITPKIRPPSKEHIINTLQRYSIPKHKNPQPYFSNHRDVGDKVEIGDRIIKTQSKLAQDQKPFEKILECTSIEEWRQLLFLQTNDMSDENTKPDNLKTLLAGNKKCIMRPLKNPPIRSEVIRWYENQDVSHINEIDINKCEISKNIDEMDTSQAIGLNEEEINNSISLEEESKKDLDNTFQVTMQTDGSFLCFANTESQKENTKVNPVVEVDFLTVMIIEIQTATRGDLYPDPAIDEIKAIFISITNNCPDNHFLPKHLTQILVVDNKPPPKHLDRCVFNAKIAYFDTENDILEKLISLVKEHDPDIMCGYEIEMKSWGYVLERAQYLGLEIVREISRVTEKYRQKKWRRDDNEMEGRIIGRITFNVWRLFRYELALSSYSFENCMYEILKERVPKYSYAQLSEWWNDESRMLRWIPVEYHLTKLSGTVRMLEKLDIINRTSELARLFGLQWWEVLSRGSQFRVESLMLRAARPLNLVALSPTVKQRAAMKAPECLPLIFEPESRFYADPVIVLDFQSLYPSMMIAYNYCFSTCIGRIQNINGNSPYEFGAWRLRIPQAKLKALAENDLVNWSPVGVGFVKPTVRRGVLPALLRRILAARQAVKKGMKLQTDDAVRKAMHSRQLGLKLIANVTYGYTAANFSGRMPCVEVGDSVVAKGRETLERAIKLVRNGEWNAKVIYGDTDSMFVLVPGGSRAEAFAIGQQIADAVTADNPSPVVLKLEKVYQPCILQTKKRYVGYMYESPDQLKPVYEAKGIETVRRDGCPASVKLLQRSLCELFESGDMSRVKQLVCKVLTQLAESSLPPRDLFFTREYHGPGGYRATAAAPPNEIAKRLLTRDSRSAPRTSERVSWLVCAGAPATPLVKLARSPQELLRDTSLVPHISYYATRAILPPLHRCLSLLGVDVFKWWNEVGHTRLIHSERGAAVSDGIARYLQRGRCAVCGTRGTRGLCVRCADTRLATAVLKTREMHAETNLQDTYRMCSSCCGHNQFLKCENTECPILWRRVEAQQKWKQIQDIVTSNLSEQISRVDL comes from the exons atacaaTCCAGGCCTAATCAAGCAAGCTGTTGAACTTTGCAGCAATGGAGCAATATTAGGACAAGTTTTGCAGCCTTATGAATCTCATTTGAATTTTACCttgcaattttttattgatttcaacTTATTTGGCATGAGCAATATTGAATTACAATCTGTTAGATTCCGGAAATCCATTTCTTCACAAAAAAGTGATGAGTTACTAGAGAGTCCTGAAGACTTTTCTCTTAAACCAGAAAGCATTTGCTACTATGAAGCAGATTGCTTTGCAtctcatattattaatagatcAAGGGTGGGTAAAATGGATGGTATTGAAAATCCTGGCTTAGAAGAGGTGTGGAACCAAGAAATAGTGAGGCGGCAACAGCTAAATGTATCCATATCATCGAAATCTTTATCTCAAAATCGATTGAATGAAGGTACAGAATCACatcataaatatcaaaatggaTTTCTTGCAAAGATCACCAGTTCATTGGATACACCCATTGAACAAGTTGAAAAGGATAAAGTGCATTATCCAGCAGAAACTCTTGATGGCTCCCAGTTTTTTAAGGCAACAGATATAAGTTCACATCTACAGGAAAGCTTGAGTCTGAGTATGTCTAAAAGCAGCAGGCAAAGTATAATCATGGATATTGATGACACAATTGTTGATGAAGACATTGCTTTAAATAGTAGTTTTTCAGTCCATTATAGCCAAGTTGctt tgGATAGTGAGGATTTAGAGCTTGTTGGTTTACTACAAGAAATGGATGAAAAATCTGCAATAGACAAAGACAGTATTATGGCAACACCATATGATGACAAAACTGAAGAAGATTTAGATGATGCTGAGTATTCACAAGTGTTTAATGATGAAACTATTATGTTAGAAAACAAATG TGATGGTCCCGTAGAAGAAAGCTCGCCTTCTTGGCATGACTCGTTTTGGGAAGGGGCAAATATTCCGCAATTAGATGGCACCTGTGATGATGAcc atGTGAAAAAGgtgagaaaaagaaaaaagctaCCACTGAAACTAGGATTatctagacctaaaaagaaaTCTAAAGAAGAGGAAAATAAAGATCATAAAACGGATTTAAGTGAATCAGATGAAATTAATGAATCTAGAGAAATAATCGATGGCGTATCAGATAAACATCTCAAAAGGAAAACAGAAGAAACATCTAACAGTCAAAATCACATAGATGAACTATCAATCATTAACTTAGTACAAAAAATTGATGCAGCTGCTAGTTatgatcttaaaaataatatgcatCCTGTTGCCGGTCCATCAGAAACCGTAAAAAATCAAGTTGAATTCGTTCGACCATTGAGTGATAGCTATGAATCGTCACcagaatttaataatgaaatcgAAAGTTTTTACGATCAGTCTAAATTTTTCGACTTATCTTTAGATGACGTTAATAAAGTTCATGATGATAGTGTAAAAAAGGAAGATAATAcaagtgaatttaaaataagtgttaacACAAATGAAGTGCGCAATATAGTAATTACTCCGAAAATTCGTCCGCCCAGCAAggaacatataattaatactctTCAAAGATATTCAATTCCGAAACATAAAAACCCTCAACCATATTTCTCAAATCATAGAGACGTAGGGGATAAAGTAGAGATTGGTGatagaattataaaaactcaAAGCAAGTTAGCACAAGATCAAAAGCCATTTGAGAAAATATTAGAATGCACAAGTATTGAAGAATGGcggcaattattatttttacaaacaaacgATATGAGCGATGAAAATACAAAGCCggacaatttaaaaactttgttagCTGGcaacaaaaaatgtatcatgAGGCCGCTTAAAAACCCACCAATTAGAAGCGAAGTTATTAGATGGTATGAAAATCAAGACGTTTctcatataaatgaaattgatattaataaatgtgaaataagtaaaaacataGATGAAATGGACACGTCTCAAGCGATAGGGTTAAATgaagaagaaataaataacagtatAAGTTTAGAGGAAGAG AGTAAAAAAGACTTAGACAATACATTCCAAGTCACAATGCAAACGGATGGTTCATTTCTTTGTTTCGCTAATACTGAGAGTCAAAAAGAAAATACCAAAGTTAACCCAGTCGTTGAG gtggATTTTCTGACAGTAATGATAATTGAGATACAAACCGCAACAAGGGGCGATTTATATCCAGATCCAGCTATTGATGAAATCAAagcaatttttatatctattacaAATAACTGCCCAGATAACCATTTCTTACCAAAACATCTAACACAAATACTAGTAGTAGATAACAAACCACCACCTAAACATCTAGACAGATGTGTGTTTAATGCAAAAATTGCGTATTTTGATACAGAAAATgacatattagaaaaattaataagtctAGTCAAAGAACACGACCCAGACATTATGTGCGGTTACGAAATAGAAATGAAGTCGTGGGGATACGTTTTGGAGAGAGCTCAATATCTGGGTTTGGAAATTGTTAGAGAAATTTCGAGGGTAACAGAGAAATACCGACAAAAAAAATGGCGACGCGATGACAATGAAATGGAAGGGAGGATCATTGGAAGAATAACGTTCAATGTATGGAGATTGTTTAGATATGAATTGGCGTTGTCGAGTTATAGCTTTGAGAATTGTATGTACGAGATTTTGAAAGAAAGAGTTCCGAAGTACAGTTATGCACAGTTATCTGAATGGTGGAATGATGAATCCAGAATGTTGAGATGGATACCGGTGGAATATCATCTGACCAAGTTATCTGGGACAGTACGGATGTTGGAAAAGCTTGACATTATAA ATAGAACCTCAGAGTTGGCGAGGCTATTTGGACTACAGTGGTGGGAAGTGCTATCAAGAGGATCACAATTCAGGGTGGAATCTCTCATGTTGAGAGCAGCGCGACCATTAAACTTGGTCGCGTTATCACCCACAGTGAAACAGAGAGCTGCTATGAAAGCGCCTGAATGCTTACCACTTATATTTGAACCAG aaTCGCGCTTTTACGCTGACCCTGTGATCGTACTAGACTTCCAAAGCCTCTACCCGTCTATGATGATCGCATATAATTACTGCTTTTCTACTTGCATTGGTCGTATACAGAATATAAATGG CAACTCGCCATATGAATTTGGCGCATGGCGTCTTCGAATACCGCAAGCGAAATTAAAGGCATTGGCGGAGAATGACTTAGTAAACTGGTCGCCAGTGGGTGTTGGTTTCGTTAAACCCACAGTTCGTCGTGGGGTTCTACCAGCGTTACTTAGACGGATATTAGCCGCGAGACAAGCTGTCAAGAAGGGCATGAAGTTGCAAACAGATGATGCTGTCAGAAAGGCGATGCATTCTAGGCAATTGG GCCTAAAATTAATAGCCAACGTGACATATGGCTACACAGCTGCCAACTTCAGTGGCCGAATGCCCTGTGTGGAAGTAGGTGACAGTGTCGTAGCCAAAGGCCGGGAAACTTTAGAGAGGGCAATCAAACTCGTAAGGAATGGTGAATGGAATGCGAAG GTAATATACGGAGATACTGATTCCATGTTTGTGCTTGTACCGGGTGGAAGTCGGGCTGAAGCATTTGCTATCGGCCAGCAAATTGCTGATGCTGTCACAGCAGACAATCCATCTCCCGTCGTTCTTAAATTGGAGaag GTATACCAACCTTGCATACTTCAAACTAAGAAACGTTATGTTGGCTATATGTACGAAAGTCCCGACCAACTGAAACCCGTATATGAAGCTAAAGGTATTGAGACAGTACGAAGAGATGGTTGTCCAGCGAGTGTAAAG CTCCTCCAACGATCCCTGTGCGAGTTATTCGAGTCGGGTGACATGTCTCGCGTAAAACAGTTAGTGTGTAAAGTACTGACCCAATTAGCTGAATCCTCATTACCACCTCGTGATCTTTTCTTTACGAGGGAGTACCATGGCCCTGGAGGGTATAGAGCTACTGCTGCAGCACCGCCGAATGAGATAGCTAA GCGTCTCTTAACCCGGGACTCACGGTCAGCACCGCGTACAAGTGAGCGCGTATCGTGGTTGGTTTGCGCCGGCGCACCGGCCACGCCCCTAGTTAAACTCGCTAGATCACCGCAAGAATTGTTACGAGATACGAGTCTCGTTCCACATATATCCTATTACGCAACAAGGGCTATACTACCACCGTTACATCGGTGCCTCTCTTTGCTTGGAGTCGATGTTTttaaatg GTGGAACGAAGTTGGCCACACTCGTTTAATACATTCAGAACGCGGAGCAGCTGTGTCAGATGGCATTGCCCGGTACCTTCAGCGTGGTCGATGCGCAGTCTGTGGAACACGCGGCACCCGTGGTCTTTGCGTACGCTGTGCCGACACACGCTTGGCCACTGCTGTTTTGAAAACTAGGGAAATGCACGCAGAGACCAATCTACAGGATACGTATCGG atGTGCAGCTCTTGTTGTGGACATAATCAGTTTCTAAAGTGTGAAAACACAGAATGTCCAATACTATGGCGTCGAGTTGAAGCGCAACAAAAGTGGAAACAAATACAAGATATTGTTACCTCTAACCTCTCGGAACAAATTAGCAGGGTcgatttataa
- the LOC110995203 gene encoding DNA polymerase zeta catalytic subunit isoform X2 yields the protein MQESSRSYQNDTKDKTMRLDENNQTGSLDLKPEFSIRIVVCDSYLTKPTVGIDVIYSEFRGSDVKQVPVLRIFGSALDGRKTCLHVHGVFPYFYIPCPTSNPEPQLLYQIAVSLDKALNIALKQANSVHQHVYKISLVKGLPFYGFHDKEHLFLKIFLYNPGLIKQAVELCSNGAILGQVLQPYESHLNFTLQFFIDFNLFGMSNIELQSVRFRKSISSQKSDELLESPEDFSLKPESICYYEADCFASHIINRSRVGKMDGIENPGLEEVWNQEIVRRQQLNVSISSKSLSQNRLNEGTESHHKYQNGFLAKITSSLDTPIEQVEKDKVHYPAETLDGSQFFKATDISSHLQESLSLSMSKSSRQSIIMDIDDTIVDEDIALNSSFSVHYSQVALDSEDLELVGLLQEMDEKSAIDKDSIMATPYDDKTEEDLDDAEYSQVFNDETIMLENKCDGPVEESSPSWHDSFWEGANIPQLDGTCDDDHVKKVRKRKKLPLKLGLSRPKKKSKEEENKDHKTDLSESDEINESREIIDGVSDKHLKRKTEETSNSQNHIDELSIINLVQKIDAAASYDLKNNMHPVAGPSETVKNQVEFVRPLSDSYESSPEFNNEIESFYDQSKFFDLSLDDVNKVHDDSVKKEDNTSEFKISVNTNEVRNIVITPKIRPPSKEHIINTLQRYSIPKHKNPQPYFSNHRDVGDKVEIGDRIIKTQSKLAQDQKPFEKILECTSIEEWRQLLFLQTNDMSDENTKPDNLKTLLAGNKKCIMRPLKNPPIRSEVIRWYENQDVSHINEIDINKCEISKNIDEMDTSQAIGLNEEEINNSISLEEESKKDLDNTFQVTMQTDGSFLCFANTESQKENTKVNPVVEVDFLTVMIIEIQTATRGDLYPDPAIDEIKAIFISITNNCPDNHFLPKHLTQILVVDNKPPPKHLDRCVFNAKIAYFDTENDILEKLISLVKEHDPDIMCGYEIEMKSWGYVLERAQYLGLEIVREISRVTEKYRQKKWRRDDNEMEGRIIGRITFNVWRLFRYELALSSYSFENCMYEILKERVPKYSYAQLSEWWNDESRMLRWIPVEYHLTKLSGTVRMLEKLDIINRTSELARLFGLQWWEVLSRGSQFRVESLMLRAARPLNLVALSPTVKQRAAMKAPECLPLIFEPESRFYADPVIVLDFQSLYPSMMIAYNYCFSTCIGRIQNINGNSPYEFGAWRLRIPQAKLKALAENDLVNWSPVGVGFVKPTVRRGVLPALLRRILAARQAVKKGMKLQTDDAVRKAMHSRQLGLKLIANVTYGYTAANFSGRMPCVEVGDSVVAKGRETLERAIKLVRNGEWNAKVIYGDTDSMFVLVPGGSRAEAFAIGQQIADAVTADNPSPVVLKLEKVYQPCILQTKKRYVGYMYESPDQLKPVYEAKGIETVRRDGCPASVKLLQRSLCELFESGDMSRVKQLVCKVLTQLAESSLPPRDLFFTREYHGPGGYRATAAAPPNEIAKWNEVGHTRLIHSERGAAVSDGIARYLQRGRCAVCGTRGTRGLCVRCADTRLATAVLKTREMHAETNLQDTYRMCSSCCGHNQFLKCENTECPILWRRVEAQQKWKQIQDIVTSNLSEQISRVDL from the exons atacaaTCCAGGCCTAATCAAGCAAGCTGTTGAACTTTGCAGCAATGGAGCAATATTAGGACAAGTTTTGCAGCCTTATGAATCTCATTTGAATTTTACCttgcaattttttattgatttcaacTTATTTGGCATGAGCAATATTGAATTACAATCTGTTAGATTCCGGAAATCCATTTCTTCACAAAAAAGTGATGAGTTACTAGAGAGTCCTGAAGACTTTTCTCTTAAACCAGAAAGCATTTGCTACTATGAAGCAGATTGCTTTGCAtctcatattattaatagatcAAGGGTGGGTAAAATGGATGGTATTGAAAATCCTGGCTTAGAAGAGGTGTGGAACCAAGAAATAGTGAGGCGGCAACAGCTAAATGTATCCATATCATCGAAATCTTTATCTCAAAATCGATTGAATGAAGGTACAGAATCACatcataaatatcaaaatggaTTTCTTGCAAAGATCACCAGTTCATTGGATACACCCATTGAACAAGTTGAAAAGGATAAAGTGCATTATCCAGCAGAAACTCTTGATGGCTCCCAGTTTTTTAAGGCAACAGATATAAGTTCACATCTACAGGAAAGCTTGAGTCTGAGTATGTCTAAAAGCAGCAGGCAAAGTATAATCATGGATATTGATGACACAATTGTTGATGAAGACATTGCTTTAAATAGTAGTTTTTCAGTCCATTATAGCCAAGTTGctt tgGATAGTGAGGATTTAGAGCTTGTTGGTTTACTACAAGAAATGGATGAAAAATCTGCAATAGACAAAGACAGTATTATGGCAACACCATATGATGACAAAACTGAAGAAGATTTAGATGATGCTGAGTATTCACAAGTGTTTAATGATGAAACTATTATGTTAGAAAACAAATG TGATGGTCCCGTAGAAGAAAGCTCGCCTTCTTGGCATGACTCGTTTTGGGAAGGGGCAAATATTCCGCAATTAGATGGCACCTGTGATGATGAcc atGTGAAAAAGgtgagaaaaagaaaaaagctaCCACTGAAACTAGGATTatctagacctaaaaagaaaTCTAAAGAAGAGGAAAATAAAGATCATAAAACGGATTTAAGTGAATCAGATGAAATTAATGAATCTAGAGAAATAATCGATGGCGTATCAGATAAACATCTCAAAAGGAAAACAGAAGAAACATCTAACAGTCAAAATCACATAGATGAACTATCAATCATTAACTTAGTACAAAAAATTGATGCAGCTGCTAGTTatgatcttaaaaataatatgcatCCTGTTGCCGGTCCATCAGAAACCGTAAAAAATCAAGTTGAATTCGTTCGACCATTGAGTGATAGCTATGAATCGTCACcagaatttaataatgaaatcgAAAGTTTTTACGATCAGTCTAAATTTTTCGACTTATCTTTAGATGACGTTAATAAAGTTCATGATGATAGTGTAAAAAAGGAAGATAATAcaagtgaatttaaaataagtgttaacACAAATGAAGTGCGCAATATAGTAATTACTCCGAAAATTCGTCCGCCCAGCAAggaacatataattaatactctTCAAAGATATTCAATTCCGAAACATAAAAACCCTCAACCATATTTCTCAAATCATAGAGACGTAGGGGATAAAGTAGAGATTGGTGatagaattataaaaactcaAAGCAAGTTAGCACAAGATCAAAAGCCATTTGAGAAAATATTAGAATGCACAAGTATTGAAGAATGGcggcaattattatttttacaaacaaacgATATGAGCGATGAAAATACAAAGCCggacaatttaaaaactttgttagCTGGcaacaaaaaatgtatcatgAGGCCGCTTAAAAACCCACCAATTAGAAGCGAAGTTATTAGATGGTATGAAAATCAAGACGTTTctcatataaatgaaattgatattaataaatgtgaaataagtaaaaacataGATGAAATGGACACGTCTCAAGCGATAGGGTTAAATgaagaagaaataaataacagtatAAGTTTAGAGGAAGAG AGTAAAAAAGACTTAGACAATACATTCCAAGTCACAATGCAAACGGATGGTTCATTTCTTTGTTTCGCTAATACTGAGAGTCAAAAAGAAAATACCAAAGTTAACCCAGTCGTTGAG gtggATTTTCTGACAGTAATGATAATTGAGATACAAACCGCAACAAGGGGCGATTTATATCCAGATCCAGCTATTGATGAAATCAAagcaatttttatatctattacaAATAACTGCCCAGATAACCATTTCTTACCAAAACATCTAACACAAATACTAGTAGTAGATAACAAACCACCACCTAAACATCTAGACAGATGTGTGTTTAATGCAAAAATTGCGTATTTTGATACAGAAAATgacatattagaaaaattaataagtctAGTCAAAGAACACGACCCAGACATTATGTGCGGTTACGAAATAGAAATGAAGTCGTGGGGATACGTTTTGGAGAGAGCTCAATATCTGGGTTTGGAAATTGTTAGAGAAATTTCGAGGGTAACAGAGAAATACCGACAAAAAAAATGGCGACGCGATGACAATGAAATGGAAGGGAGGATCATTGGAAGAATAACGTTCAATGTATGGAGATTGTTTAGATATGAATTGGCGTTGTCGAGTTATAGCTTTGAGAATTGTATGTACGAGATTTTGAAAGAAAGAGTTCCGAAGTACAGTTATGCACAGTTATCTGAATGGTGGAATGATGAATCCAGAATGTTGAGATGGATACCGGTGGAATATCATCTGACCAAGTTATCTGGGACAGTACGGATGTTGGAAAAGCTTGACATTATAA ATAGAACCTCAGAGTTGGCGAGGCTATTTGGACTACAGTGGTGGGAAGTGCTATCAAGAGGATCACAATTCAGGGTGGAATCTCTCATGTTGAGAGCAGCGCGACCATTAAACTTGGTCGCGTTATCACCCACAGTGAAACAGAGAGCTGCTATGAAAGCGCCTGAATGCTTACCACTTATATTTGAACCAG aaTCGCGCTTTTACGCTGACCCTGTGATCGTACTAGACTTCCAAAGCCTCTACCCGTCTATGATGATCGCATATAATTACTGCTTTTCTACTTGCATTGGTCGTATACAGAATATAAATGG CAACTCGCCATATGAATTTGGCGCATGGCGTCTTCGAATACCGCAAGCGAAATTAAAGGCATTGGCGGAGAATGACTTAGTAAACTGGTCGCCAGTGGGTGTTGGTTTCGTTAAACCCACAGTTCGTCGTGGGGTTCTACCAGCGTTACTTAGACGGATATTAGCCGCGAGACAAGCTGTCAAGAAGGGCATGAAGTTGCAAACAGATGATGCTGTCAGAAAGGCGATGCATTCTAGGCAATTGG GCCTAAAATTAATAGCCAACGTGACATATGGCTACACAGCTGCCAACTTCAGTGGCCGAATGCCCTGTGTGGAAGTAGGTGACAGTGTCGTAGCCAAAGGCCGGGAAACTTTAGAGAGGGCAATCAAACTCGTAAGGAATGGTGAATGGAATGCGAAG GTAATATACGGAGATACTGATTCCATGTTTGTGCTTGTACCGGGTGGAAGTCGGGCTGAAGCATTTGCTATCGGCCAGCAAATTGCTGATGCTGTCACAGCAGACAATCCATCTCCCGTCGTTCTTAAATTGGAGaag GTATACCAACCTTGCATACTTCAAACTAAGAAACGTTATGTTGGCTATATGTACGAAAGTCCCGACCAACTGAAACCCGTATATGAAGCTAAAGGTATTGAGACAGTACGAAGAGATGGTTGTCCAGCGAGTGTAAAG CTCCTCCAACGATCCCTGTGCGAGTTATTCGAGTCGGGTGACATGTCTCGCGTAAAACAGTTAGTGTGTAAAGTACTGACCCAATTAGCTGAATCCTCATTACCACCTCGTGATCTTTTCTTTACGAGGGAGTACCATGGCCCTGGAGGGTATAGAGCTACTGCTGCAGCACCGCCGAATGAGATAGCTAA GTGGAACGAAGTTGGCCACACTCGTTTAATACATTCAGAACGCGGAGCAGCTGTGTCAGATGGCATTGCCCGGTACCTTCAGCGTGGTCGATGCGCAGTCTGTGGAACACGCGGCACCCGTGGTCTTTGCGTACGCTGTGCCGACACACGCTTGGCCACTGCTGTTTTGAAAACTAGGGAAATGCACGCAGAGACCAATCTACAGGATACGTATCGG atGTGCAGCTCTTGTTGTGGACATAATCAGTTTCTAAAGTGTGAAAACACAGAATGTCCAATACTATGGCGTCGAGTTGAAGCGCAACAAAAGTGGAAACAAATACAAGATATTGTTACCTCTAACCTCTCGGAACAAATTAGCAGGGTcgatttataa